A genomic stretch from Mastacembelus armatus chromosome 12, fMasArm1.2, whole genome shotgun sequence includes:
- the LOC113124764 gene encoding huntingtin-interacting protein 1-related protein-like codes for MTNQQQLEAERLNKELLEHRAELALLRSTLANKDKEGSQVSGSLAALQAERDVLLRSLREKDAELSSLRQQTQQQQSSLDLEKDRINGELEALRAQLQQQLAINAEQKLEIDRLKRELDSTRAELARANGVLQSREMSGTQLSGTVAGLQAEREVLLRSVRDQEAELKSLRQQVQLHQSSLDQERQRSSMELGSLHSQLQQQACREGELAHKLQEEQFSLLQCAVVEAEGIILDAVAKLDDPIHVRCISSPDYLVNRAEVTLASIDKMQQSHLVYLGNRNCVCV; via the exons ATG ACgaaccagcagcagctggaggccGAGCGCCTGAATAAGGAGCTGCTGGAGCACCGAGCCGAGCTGGCTCTCCTCCGCAGCACCCTGGCAAATAAGGACAAG GAGGGCTCTCAGGTGAGCGGCAGCCTGGCAGCTTTGCAGGCGGAGCGAGATGTTCTGCTGCGCTCGCTCAGAGAGAAGGACGCTGAGCTGTCCTCGCTGAGGCAGCagacgcagcagcagcagagctccCTGGACCTGGAGAAAGACCGGATCAACGGGGAGCTGGAGGCTCTGAGAGCCCAGCTACAGCAGCAG CTTGCCATCAACGCAGAGCAGAAGCTGGAGATCGACAGGCTGAAACGAGAGCTGGACTCCACACGAGCAGAGCTGGCACGGGCCAACGGCGTCCTGCAGAGCAGAGAGATG AGTGGCACCCAGCTGAGCGGCACCGTGGCCGGTCTGCAGGCGGAGAGGGAGGTGCTGCTGCGCTCGGTCAGGGATCAGGAGGCCGAGCTGAAGTCCCTCAGACAGCAGGTGCAGCTCCACCAGAGCTCCCTGGACCAGGAGAGGCAGAGGAGCAGCATGGAGCTGGGAAGCCTGCACTCCCAGTTACAGCAGCAG gCCTGTCGTGAAGGTGAACTGGCCCACAAGCTGCAGGAGGAGCAGTTCAGTTTGCTTCAATGTGCTGTGGTGGAGGCCGAGGGCATCATACTGGACGCTGTGGCCAAACTGGACGACCCCATTCACGTCCGCTGCATCAGCTCACCtg ATTATTTGGTGAATCGAGCTGAAGTCACTTTGGCTTCTATCGACAAAATGCAGCAGAGTCACCTGGTCTACCTGGGAAAcaggaactgtgtgtgtgtgtga
- the LOC113124213 gene encoding neurofilament heavy polypeptide-like translates to MSNVTLCSHRPGRPESADRVVGENGTFEELIACSHEIAGSTAQLVAASKVKADRNNKKLDTLQQASRHVNDMAAVVVTSTKHGQQQISNHGVMDFSGLSLIKLKKEEMETQVKVLQLESQLEQERVRLGELRKRHYELGGPGSDGETADDAESFPPPPPPTLLDSTPLPQSFSQTQPYLNTQSFTPTNTFAPTPQSSFPLSQSFPVSQSFPLSQSFPLSQSYTLTSVHTPSQPYVPAQPFTPNPAQSYLKPQAFPLSQSSTLTSTSPSLPQPQPAPHSSSEATKPASKKHNIFTKSGNLLKNAVSAASRLLQLNVHHKLSKRRVHESVSGPITVQS, encoded by the exons ATGAG CAACGTCACACTCTGCTCCCACCGACCAGGCCGACc AGAATCAGCTGATCGTGTCGTGGGTGAAAACGGAACCTTCGAGGAGCTCATCGCCTGTTCCCATGAGATCGCCGGGAGCACCGCCCAGTTAGTCGCCGCCTCAAAG GTGAAGGCGGACCGCAACAACAAGAAGCTGGACACGCTGCAGCAGGCGTCCCGGCACGTCAACGACATGGCTGCTGTGGTCGTCACCTCCACCAAACATGGGCAGCAGCAGATCTCGAATCACG gTGTTATGGACTTCTCTGGCCTGTCTCTGATCAAGctgaaaaaagaggaaatggagACTCAg GTCAAGGTGCTGCAGCTGGAGAGCCAGCTGGAGCAGGAGCGAGTCCGTCTGGGGGAGCTGAGGAAGAGGCACTACGAGCTCGGAGGCCCCGGGTCAGACGGAGAAACAGCGGACGACGCCGAGAGCTTCCCACCGCCGCCGCCACCCACCCTGCTGGACTCCACGCCGTTACCTCAGTCTTTCTCACAGACGCAGCCTTATCTGAACACCCAGAGCTTCACACCGACCAACACCTTCGCTCCGACTCCACAGTCGTCCTTCCCCCTGTCTCAGTCCTTCCCCGTGTCTCAGTCCTTCCCCCTGTCTCAGTCCTTCCCCCTGTCTCAGTCCTACACACTAACAAGTGTCCACACTCCCTCACAGCCCTACGTCCCTGCTCAGCCTTTCACACCAAACCCAGCCCAGAGTTACCTCAAACCTCAGGCTTTTCCACTGTCACAGTCCTCGACTCTCACGTCCACGTCTCCCAGCCTCCCCCAGCCCCAGCCCGCCCCCCACAGCAGCTCAGAGGCCACAAAACCAGCCTCAAAGAAACACAACATCTTCACCAAATCTGGAAACCTGCTGAAGAACGCGGTGAGTGCTGCCTCTCGTCTGCTACAGCTCAATGTTCATCACAAGCTGAGTAAGAGACGTGTTCATGAGTCTGTTTCTGGTCCGATTACAGTTCAAAGTTGA
- the LOC113124206 gene encoding uncharacterized protein LOC113124206 encodes MKTEARPLSKAPNPQLLPTAPDSISLILPAGITMATQISTSSSKYKNLISKSSLLRSGSPAVYQLRPQEQKFGTLTRKTVGEKNQKKTNKTILLVGESGAGKSTLINSLFNYTIGVKFDHNIWFETVEKENRSQTESQTSDVIVYEIFGFEGETLPYSLTIIDTPGFGDTRGIEHDVTISQRLLDLFRSEDGVHELNAVGLVMKATDNRLSDRLMYVFNSVTSLFGKDLENKIVALITHSDGRKPQNALQALETAKIICARNEKNQPVHFVFNNCQNEERTEEDDFGLDTAWRVTDRGMNQFTNFLEQCEPQRLTKTVKVLNLHIRLTACIQNLQDRIKLIELKQTEIKQTQEALKKHEEEMKENEKFTIEVNEVYKDKEPIDGGMWLGFYEAAVTCFVCEENCHYPGCTVAWSPKSCEVMKGGHCTSCSGKCPVSDHVKEKWIYVTKTVKVKKTLQDVKYKYEKNLSQREMKMSLLETLGREMRNLTAVKNQLLDEAYQHVVSLEQIALNVASVSTYVHLDFLIQGMKEKGDTEKVRKLEEMERRVDKRTKGALEYMWGKLTVAGEAVKGVFTKVSKKPDQSSV; translated from the exons ATGAAGACTGAGgcgagacccttgagcaaggcaccgaacccccaactgctccccactgctccgg ACTCCATCAGTTTGATCCTCCCAGCAggcatcaccatggcaacaca gatcaGTACCAGCTCATCCAAATACAAGAACCTCAtctccaaaagttctctgctGCGTTCAGGATCTCCTGCTGTCTACCAGCTGAGACCACAGGAACAGAAGTTTGGAACTCTGACCAGAAAAACTGTTGGTGAGAAAAATCagaagaagacaaacaaaaccatCTTACTTGTTGGTGAATCAGGAGCAGGAAAATCTACTCTGATCAACAGTTTGTTCAATTACACCATTGGAGTGAAGTTTGACCACAACATCTGGTTTGAGACcgtggagaaagaaaacagaagtcagacagaaagtcagacaTCAGATGTGATCGTGTACGAGATCTTTGGTTTTGAAGGTGAAACTCTGCCGTACTCTCTGACCATCATCGATACTCCTGGATTTGGAGACACCAGAGGGATCGAACATGACGTCACCATCAGTCAAAGGTTATTGGACTTGTTCCGCTCAGAGGACGGAGTTCATGAACTAAATGCAGTGGGTCTGGTGATGAAGGCCACTGATAATCGACTGAGTGACCGACTGATGTACGTCTTCAACTCAGTGACGTCTCTGTTTGGAAAAGACCTGGAGAACAAGATCGTAGCTCTGATCACACACTCTGATGGAAGAAAACCTCAAAATGCTCTTCAAGCTCTTGAAACTGCAAAAATTATATGTGCCAGAAATGAGAAGAATCAGCctgttcactttgttttcaaTAACTGTCAGAatgaagagagaacagaggaagaTGACTTTGGCTTAGACACGGCATGGAGAGTAACAGACAGAGGAATGAACCAGTTCACAAACTTTCTGGAACAATGTGAACCTCAGAGGCTGACGAAGACAGTGAAAGTGttgaatttacacatcagaCTGACAGCCTGTATccaaaacctgcaggacagaatCAAGTTAATCGAactcaaacagacagaaatcaaACAGACTCAGGAAGCTCTGAagaaacatgaagaagagatgaagGAGAACGAGAAGTTCACAATAGAAGTGAATGAGGTCTACAAAGATAAAGAACCTATTGATGGTGGGATGTGGTTGGGGTTTTATGAAGCAGCTGTTACCTGTTTTGTCTGTGAGGAGAACTGTCACTATCCTGGATGCACAGTGGCCTGGAGTCCTAAAAGCTGTGAGGTCATGAAAGGAGGTCACTGTACTTCATGTAGTGGGAAGTGTCCTGTGTCAGATCATGTTAAAGAAAAGTGGATCTATGTGACCAAGACAGTGAAAGTTAAAAAGACTTTACAAGATGTGAAATACAAGTATGAAAAGAATTTGTCACAGAGGGAAATGAAAATGAGCCTGTTGGAAACTCTaggaagagaaatgagaaaccTGACAGCAGTTAAAAATCAGCTGCTTGATGAGGCCTACCAACATGTTGTCAGTCTGGAGCAGATCGCTCTGAATGTGGCTTCAGTGTCCACTTATGTCCACTTGGACTTCCTGATCCAGGGGATGAAGGAGAAAGGAGACACAGAGAAGGTCAGGAAGCTGGAGGAGATGGAAAGGAGAGTGGATAAAAGAACCAAAGGAGCTCTGGAGTACATGTGGGGTAAACTAACAGTAGCTGGTGAAGCAGTTAAAGGAGTATTTACAAAGGTTTCTAAAAAACCTGATCAATCATCAGTGTAG
- the LOC113124211 gene encoding proline-rich receptor-like protein kinase PERK2 isoform X2, which translates to MAAVVVTSTKHGQQQISNHGVMDFSGLSLIKLKKEEMETQVKVLQLESQLEQERVRLGELRKRHYELGGPGSDGGTADDAESFPPPPPPTLLDSTPLPQSFSQTQPYLNTQSFTPTNTFAPTPQSSFPVSQSFPLSQSFPLSQSYTPTSVHTPSQPYVPAQPFTPNPAQSYLKPQAFPLSQSSTLTSTSPSLPQPQPAPHSSSEATKPASKKHNIFTKSGNLLKNAFKRGETGTGDS; encoded by the exons ATGGCTGCTGTGGTCGTCACCTCCACCAAACATGGGCAGCAGCAGATCTCGAATCACG gTGTTATGGACTTCTCTGGCCTGTCTCTGATCAAGctgaaaaaagaggaaatggagACTCAg GTCAAGGTGCTGCAGCTGGAGAGCCAGCTGGAGCAGGAGCGAGTCCGTCTGGGGGAGCTGAGGAAGAGGCACTACGAGCTCGGAGGCCCCGGGTCAGACGGAGGAACAGCGGACGACGCCGAGAGCTTCCCACCGCCGCCGCCACCCACCCTGCTGGACTCCACGCCGTTACCTCAGTCTTTCTCACAGACGCAGCCTTATCTGAACACCCAGAGCTTCACACCGACCAACACCTTCGCTCCGACTCCACAGTCATCCTTCCCCGTGTCTCAGTCCTTCCCCCTGTCTCAGTCCTTCCCCCTGTCTCAGTCCTACACACCAACAAGTGTCCACACTCCCTCACAGCCCTACGTCCCTGCTCAGCCTTTCACACCAAACCCAGCCCAGAGTTACCTCAAACCTCAGGCTTTTCCACTGTCACAGTCCTCGACTCTCACGTCCACGTCTCCCAGCCTCCCCCAGCCCCAGCCCGCCCCCCACAGCAGCTCAGAGGCCACAAAACCAGCCTCAAAGAAACACAACATCTTCACCAAATCTGGAAACCTGCTGAAGAACGCG TTCAAACGGGGGGAAACCGGAACAGGAGACTCCTGA
- the LOC113124211 gene encoding alpha/beta-gliadin A-III-like isoform X1 codes for MAAVVVTSTKHGQQQISNHGVMDFSGLSLIKLKKEEMETQVKVLQLESQLEQERVRLGELRKRHYELGGPGSDGGTADDAESFPPPPPPTLLDSTPLPQSFSQTQPYLNTQSFTPTNTFAPTPQSSFPVSQSFPLSQSFPLSQSYTPTSVHTPSQPYVPAQPFTPNPAQSYLKPQAFPLSQSSTLTSTSPSLPQPQPAPHSSSEATKPASKKHNIFTKSGNLLKNAVSAASRLLQLNVHHMLSKRRVHESVSVPITVQTGGNRNRRLLKSD; via the exons ATGGCTGCTGTGGTCGTCACCTCCACCAAACATGGGCAGCAGCAGATCTCGAATCACG gTGTTATGGACTTCTCTGGCCTGTCTCTGATCAAGctgaaaaaagaggaaatggagACTCAg GTCAAGGTGCTGCAGCTGGAGAGCCAGCTGGAGCAGGAGCGAGTCCGTCTGGGGGAGCTGAGGAAGAGGCACTACGAGCTCGGAGGCCCCGGGTCAGACGGAGGAACAGCGGACGACGCCGAGAGCTTCCCACCGCCGCCGCCACCCACCCTGCTGGACTCCACGCCGTTACCTCAGTCTTTCTCACAGACGCAGCCTTATCTGAACACCCAGAGCTTCACACCGACCAACACCTTCGCTCCGACTCCACAGTCATCCTTCCCCGTGTCTCAGTCCTTCCCCCTGTCTCAGTCCTTCCCCCTGTCTCAGTCCTACACACCAACAAGTGTCCACACTCCCTCACAGCCCTACGTCCCTGCTCAGCCTTTCACACCAAACCCAGCCCAGAGTTACCTCAAACCTCAGGCTTTTCCACTGTCACAGTCCTCGACTCTCACGTCCACGTCTCCCAGCCTCCCCCAGCCCCAGCCCGCCCCCCACAGCAGCTCAGAGGCCACAAAACCAGCCTCAAAGAAACACAACATCTTCACCAAATCTGGAAACCTGCTGAAGAACGCGGTGAGTGCTGCCTCTCGTCTGCTACAGCTCAATGTTCATCACATGCTGAGTAAGAGACGTGTTCATGAGTCTGTTTCTGTTCCGATTACAGTTCAAACGGGGGGAAACCGGAACAGGAGACTCCTGAAGTCAGACTGA
- the LOC113124210 gene encoding septin-1-like, with protein sequence MATQISEASEKYKNIISKSSLLRSGSPAVYQLRPQEQKLGTLTRKTVGEKNQKKTNKTILLVGETGAGKSTLINSLFNYTIGVKFDHNIWFEIVETENRRQSESQTSDVIVYEIFGFEGETLPYSLTIIDTPGFGDTRGIEHDVIISQRLLDLFRSEDGVHELNAVGLVMKATDNRLSERMRYIFDSVTSLFGKDQENKIVALITHSDGRKPQNALQALEAAKIKCARNEKNQPVHFLFDNCQNKERTEEDYFGLETAWRVTERGMNLFTKFLEQCEPYRLTKTVEVLNSRI encoded by the exons atggcaacaca GATCAGTGAGGCctcagaaaaatacaagaaCATCAtctccaaaagttctctgctGCGTTCAGGATCTCCTGCTGTCTACCAGCTGAGACCACAGGAACAGAAGTTGGGAACTCTGACCAGAAAAACTGTTGGTGAGAAAAATCagaagaagacaaacaaaaccatCTTACTTGTTGGTGAAACAGGAGCAGGAAAATCTACTCTGATCAACAGTTTGTTCAATTACACCATTGGAGTGAAGTTTGACCACAACATCTGGTTTGAGATcgtggagacagaaaacagacgtCAGTCAGAAAGTCAGACATCAGACGTGATCGTGTACGAGATTTTTGGTTTTGAAGGTGAAACTCTGCCGTACTCTCTGACCATCATCGATACTCCTGGATTTGGAGACACCAGAGGGATCGAACATGACGTCATCATCAGTCAAAGGTTATTGGACTTGTTCCGCTCAGAGGACGGAGTTCATGAACTAAATGCAGTGGGTCTGGTGATGAAGGCCACTGATAATCGACTGAGTGAACGAATGAGGTACATCTTTGATTCAGTGACGTCTCTGTTTGGAAAAGACCAGGAGAACAAGATCGTAGCTCTGATCACACACTCTGATGGAAGAAAACCTCAAAATGCTCTTCAAGCTCTTGAAGctgcaaaaattaaatgtgcCAGAAATGAGAAGAATCAGCCTGTTCACTTTCTGTTTGATAACTGTCAGAacaaagagagaacagaggaagaTTACTTCGGCTTAGAGACGGCATGGAGAGTAACAGAGAGAGGAATGAATCTGTTCACAAAGTTTTTGGAACAATGTGAACCTTACAGGCTGACGAAGACAGTGGAAGTGTTGAATTCACGCATCTGA